The Engystomops pustulosus chromosome 2, aEngPut4.maternal, whole genome shotgun sequence genomic interval TTGGCcgaggtgtagcagggctgagaatgTAATTATGCGTTACatgcatctcatgaatctcatcatctctcatctctaatctgtctcatctctctttctatgtgtcagatactagtgaatgttcagaagctaaatgaaagtgtatataaaccatgaactctgataatctaaccacattgctagcacagcatctcatagcacagaggaatcttaaaacaggagctaaaacagtaataaaactgagtaaaattgtaaagtaaggggtaatttccagaaatttcaatcactaggggattgaaatttgagaatttcctttcatgggcaaactcctttaaagTACATACTGGCTGCATCCTAAAGCGGTTAAAACAGTTTAGAGTTAAAACAGTTTGGAATGGTATTTTTTGGTGATTAGTAAAGTGAGTTTTTCTATTCACACAAAAAATTAAGCAATTTGTATATTGATATAACCAACCAATTCGCTTTACTAATAAAAGTACTACACAGCTCAGTGGGATGCTCTGCTTACACAACCTAATGAGGAAATAGAGTAAGGAAATCCACTTCAATAGAAGTAAAGCATCCATATTCCAGGAAATACATAATATGGCATTTACTAATAGTGTAAAAATTATTTCAAAGAAAGACTAGACAGTCTGAAACTGCAACAGAGTTGTTCATTTTATAATGATGAATGATAAATCAGGCTAAGTGTATGACTATCTTGTACGACAAAATTTTggagcatttgcataatttgattaTTTTGTAAAGACGCATTAGCAAAAACATAACATTCTGATGGCAGTCCGGTAATAATGTTTTTTGCCATGTACATATAGATGTTTAATGTCTTAGCACAGAGAAAATCTTCGAGAGTTAATATTCATGCGTGTCACTCCAATATGTTTAAGAGGGGTTGAAAGGGAGAAGGCAGCTCGTGGTGGAATGTTGCAGAGCAGATCAGAATCTTCATCACAACCTTCTAGGTCAAATGTAGCATCATCTAGCATCTCCTTATGCCTCTCGCAGGTTTGCTCTATTTTAAACTGTGAGATCCTGGATCGTAATAGCATAAGCTGGCGTGCCAGAAGGTGGTCTGAAGCCTGCATCTCCTGCTGTTTGAAACAATACAGTGCAATTTAAATATGAGCATAATACTAACTATTAAATGTACAGTTTTACTTATATGCTTTACAGTAACTCCATGATCATAGACAGTGATTAACAAGAGAggaggtctatggagagatttcTAGACGTGCACTGTACATGTGGATGTAAGTATGTAAATATGTTATCCAAGGTCttaaacaatgcctccttttgctaaactgaaaggcagtccccttaacatctgcaagtatgacctacaagaagtctaaaaacatgatgtgggattaagccaaaccagtatatctattccagaaggaacagattcccaactgtagacagcgctgtttcgacctggttgggtctcctcagtacagcgtagggaactggattggctgtgtgagaggctattgactagggtcagaaggtaagagttctccttatgggaagtttgccaattaaggccaccttatagaCGTCTGGAGACTTAAAACCAtatatgctccactaggggattctgggaagtatgcaaatacgttttacaATAGATATACTGTGGAGGAAGGGGGGGTCCGCTCTAGTCTAGAAGCCCTTTACATGCCGTGGTCAggtcaggagccggggccagaagcttgaagtaataatactgcataatgcaggaacacacctcctgccatgcagtcaaatgtcgggaaggggttaattattagggaggctgctggtcatttcattactggtagaggctgctggccatttcattagtggggaaggctgtgggcatttaattactgggggaggctgtgagcaTCACATTTCTAGGGGGGCTgctaggcatttcattagtgaggcaaGCAAGCGACCAATGCAATTCCCACACAAGGCTTATACTCAGTAAGTTTTTCCAGTATTtgcggtaaaattaggtgcctcggcttatatttgggtcagcttatactcgagtatatacagtatgttttttatattttagcaATTTTTTGTGACTGTAACAAAGTGTTACTCTAAAACTTTATAATGTATAGCACTTAACAGTGTAGCATGTTATGCTGCATATTTTAAATTACCATTTGTCTATTTTGGGGTAACTGGGTCATATAAGGTGATGTTAGTGACTGAAAGAGCAAatgctttttttatatttttaatggtttttttttttaaaatttactttAGGTCACACttggtaacttttttttttaatttagtttctTTTTACATTTAACTTTTCCACTGTAAATGGGATTGTTTCACAGCAAGTGAAAAGTAGCAGTAGCAGCGAATTTTGGCTGTGGTGGATCTAGACAGACCCAGCAGCAGCCTTTCACTACCGGCATCCCGGCGCTCACATGCTGAGTCACGTGACTGCCAAGATGCATAGATGATGCGGACCTGGAGTCAtttcacattacattacataaagtAGCTCTGTGACAATAAATAGGATAGAGCTGTGTGTTTTTCTTTTCAATTGCAGCTGTCTCTTTTTATTGTCCATGTTGGACAGAATTCCCCAATAGATGCAGCATCtaataggacagtggtggcgaacctatggcacgggtgccagaggcggcactcagagccctttctgtgggcactcaggccatctccccagcacaccagacaggattcaaagaatcttcctgaagttccaagcaacttaaaagatgctgctttcagtgatatttagatacttactttgctatttgggactgtaggaagagggagaatgagtagacagggccaaattatctttggagaaccTCCTGCCGGCCTcacgattttctctgtgtacagagggacactggaagaagctaaaatgatgaaaatttgctgttgctgtcctcaggaggccaatatgattgaatgttgttgaaaagggagcaataagttactgctttaatttttgtttggcacctcacaataaatgaggggggttttgggttgcagtttgggcactcggccactagaaggttcgccatcactgtaatagGACATGTCATGAATATTTGTCTGTCAAATACATTGAAATATATACGAGGCATGAGGTACAACAAGGGTCCATGCACTAGGAACGTCATAGTACAGCATAGCAGATAGCATAGCAGGAAAGTTTGCTTGCAAAGAATATGTAAAAATGTATCTTTTAACAACTTTATATAAACACGTATAAACAGTTAAACATTGACAGCTTAACCCTTCTCATAGCACTTTGGGTAGAAATGAAAAGTCTGATTGAAATAGAGCAAAGGGATTGATTGAGGGTCATTTAGACAGTGATTATCATTCCCAATCCTCCTTTCCAATATCATTTCTCAACTGGGGAAAGGGTTGCAGGTTTGCCAGTAGACAGTAGTCCAGCCTAAGTAGTCTATTTCTTTAAGGTGTGTGAGGGCATTTTAAGTTCTTTAATTCCATTGTGAGTGGGACTAGCAGTTATTACCAACAGTAATTCAAGTAAATGACCCTAGTTAATCAAATACTGTGGTTGACTAGAACCAGGCCAAGGATAGTTACAAGTAAAAGTATAAGTTATTTTTTGTGTTCTAACCATTAAAAAAACAATTGTTTAGTATTACCATCAATAAAAAGCGTGAGaagcacatattttttatcatagCACCTGTACAGCACAATAGGGCATTAGTATATAAATTTGATttgctttttgtatattttttatagatTCTGACTTGTCAAGTGAATAAAATGCACTCTATTAAGATTAAACACACATAACAAGCACTAAACAAAAAACTTACCAGTTCTTTTCTAATCCATTGTAAAGCTTCATCTATGGAGCTGAACCCACATACACTGGTTTTTGGAATGCTGAGCTCTTGAAAGGAAGATGATTTCTCTTGGGTAACTCCTCGATTTTTTGCCCATGGTCTCGCTTGTACTTTCTGTGTCCATTCTTGATATGATGGTCGACGGGTCTGCAATTTCAATCTGACTGCGAGGGCTTTAACAGATTCTAAATTAGGAGCTGTGTCACCCTCCTCATCTTCACACAACTCATTGAATATAACCGGACTGAAAGACATGACTGTGCAAAGTAAGAAAAGTTACAAAATGAAATTGTAAAGAGCAAGATATTTTAAGCAAATCCAGGAAATATCTGTTATAAGCATGTACAATGCATGTGAAGATCAGCTAGTAGATGTAAACAAGTTCCATGTGGTTCTATGAAGTGCTCCAAGCTGAAACTTCCTATTGCCTTTTAGTTTCAAGTGTGTGCACTGTGTTTTTTATGGGTTTATGATTTATAATTATGCTTGTAGTACCCTCCCATTTCTGCAGGAAACTGCACCCATCGTCTAAGTTTATCTAGTGTTCTGGAGAACAATTACAGAATCTCCTGATGATCAGCATGAAGAGGAAAAGACATTAACACATTCATCATCTATAATCTATTTAAGGATGACCCTGTCCTCTAGGATATACTGGGAAGGATCCAATCATACAGGAAAAGGAAGGGAAGAGGCTAGGTGAAATGCTGCACAGAACGTTATGTTCACTATTGTAACTAAAATTGAACAAAATGTACAATTTCAACTAAAATGATTTCTTTGAGTTCACTAAAAGCAACTATTAACTTTAGTTTACAATGAGCAAGGTTGATAGGTTAAAAGTGGAAATCCTGATCATGGCTTCTGGTCTACATGTAAATCGCAGGAAACCACCATTATAACATCCTGCCACAAGAAGaagataataaatatatatatatatatatatatatatatatatatatatatatatatatatatatatatatttaatgctAGCTGTTAACTTCCAACAAAATCTCAATAGAAGGAAAGTCTCATGAATTGTTTCTGCATACTTCAAGCAgttttatatattgttttatgtCTCGGTACAAAGGTCTAAAGGAGTATTGCAGTGCTTTTTTTTCCTTGGTGTTCTGATATACAGTCTAAGTTTAAACTATGagtatagtatatagcttgctagccctctgtagtatacagtctgccaggccctctagtatatagcctgccagcccctctagtatatagccttccagcccctctagtatatagccagccagcccatgtagtatatagcctgccagccccctttagtatatagcctgccagcccactttagtatatagcctaccatcccctctagtatatagcatgccagctgcCACTagaatataccctgccagccctctccagtatatagcctgccagcccctccccctcaaTATAATTCctgtatgaaaaaaacaaaaagtgtactcacctcttGAATCCCCCCcctcgtcggaaggtgagtacactttttgggtttttttctctACTTGATTTTAAGCTGTGAGAGATATATTCCTCCACAGACAGCATCTTGGTCTAAACGGACGACATTTTTGTCTTAGTGGGGATGGGGGGtatgctgaccactgtccagaaatttcatgattcaaacttcattttgtttgaatctgCTGAGAAACTGTtctgtcctatatttttgcttcaTCTTATGTTTTGGCCTCACCGAGGAGCCATCGAagtcttcttctcaggacttTTAGTAAAAAGATTATGTCTCCCTGGAGACAGCGCTCTGTGTgagaaatgataaatgtaaagttcATCTGCATGTTTTAGGAAAGTGAATTAATGTGGAGATATTCAagctggcctatagcattgcagtatgtGGTTGAGCTTTAATAAAGTttgtgagtctgcattttctaaaagactggtgtgtcttggtttctgctctcaTGCCGGTACCGCTAGCCATTAGAGGCTAAAAGGGTTAATTCGAAAGTCATCTTACAACTGCAGGGCGGTTTAAGCCCTATGTAAAGATCTTTTACATTTGGTGTTCCTGGGTCGAACAACAATGGATATTTGAcaatcgaggtgacctccgcaggaGTACTCACTCCTGGATTTTTTTTACAACACCTTAACTCCATTCGTCCGGAATTACAATTTACCATCCACCATAACTCCAATAAAATACAATTTCTTGACACTCTTGTGAACAAAAACGATGATGGCACTCTATGGTCCGATTTACACATAAAACTCACAGATCGCAATAACCTACTTATCCCAGCTACCATCCTAATCCCACCAAACGGTCATTACCCTTTTCTCAATACACTAGAGTAGAACGCATAGTCAGCAGACCGGAACTAGTTAACACCAGACTACAAGAGATGGAGACCAAATTCATCAAGAGGGGCTATCCATCTAATACATTGGACCAATACAAAACACGACAATCACGTCAACAACAAAACAAACAACCACGCATTCCATTTGTGCACTCTTATCATCCCTTTGCCTATAAGATCCACCAGTCAGACAAACATTTTTGCGTACCCCAAagaaagggatattcccatgctTACACTGCGCTCAGTGTACTAACATCCAACGAGGAGATTCATTCACACATCCACTTTCAGGCAAACGGTATCCCATTAAAGGCTACTACACGTGTGACACGGACCATTGCATTTACCTCATTAAATGTCCATGTGGTCTTGCCTACATCGGCGAGACTACCCAACAAATCCGCGATTGGATATGCAAACACAAATCTACCATTCGCCTTAACAACTCACTACTTCCCATACCAGCGCATTTTATAGAGGCTAGACACTCTATAAGCCAATTAAAATTTCAGGTTATCAAGCATGTTGACACACTTAGAAGAGGTGGGGATCGAGTTGCGTTGCTTAAGAGACGTGAGTCCTACTGGATTCACACCTTGCAGACACTACAGCCAGATGGACTCAATCGGGACTATAACATACAGAGCTTTTTCTGATCTTATATTCCCCGTTAAATTGTCTAATGAATTTGTTCTTTACAGAGACGATAAGACTTCCCAGATACAAATCTCCAGACACTACAATGAAGGATGGGTAAAATAACACTGTTCCCCATGTGTCTCTAATTTACCTTGGTTCATTTCTCTATACTAATCCCCTTTGTTATACACACCCATTATATTCTCTTTATTTTTAAGTTGTTTTCTCAGTACCCCTCATTTTTTCCActttgattttcattttttatttttgtccctTGCTTTCTCTTGTGTGTCCAGGGACCTCATTATGCCATTCgtattttatatttattgctattttctaatttttacattttctccaAAATTGACAGTTTACTCTCCAAATTTTActttctctctccccccccccctcatattacACTGACCCGgcactatttttattattttttcacccAATGttgcatttttattgttttttcattGATTTTACTGTCCTGATGCATCCTCTATGCCTTCCATATAGTATTCTCACTCTA includes:
- the FAM167B gene encoding protein FAM167B, which translates into the protein MSFSPVIFNELCEDEEGDTAPNLESVKALAVRLKLQTRRPSYQEWTQKVQARPWAKNRGVTQEKSSSFQELSIPKTSVCGFSSIDEALQWIRKELQEMQASDHLLARQLMLLRSRISQFKIEQTCERHKEMLDDATFDLEGCDEDSDLLCNIPPRAAFSLSTPLKHIGVTRMNINSRRFSLC